One window of Halococcus salifodinae DSM 8989 genomic DNA carries:
- a CDS encoding BMP family lipoprotein, translated as MSRNADQADDSEDSTQKHTTKNAAARRRTVLKTGAAVLSGTALAGCSGGSGDGGSGNSSGGSENDSGGGDNSSGNASGTDGETSAEETSADTASTGNASMENGSGEGGNGSEEFGGTTVTSGEPTNIAIVSSPAGFGDNAFNDLALDGLNAAATATNLQINQVEETEQSQYQSVQANLAQSGDYDLIVLVSFNHTEALTQNAADYSDQNWMLINAFVDQPNVAGYTWANHQMSYLAGVAAGTMTTEDFSLGGVSTTPDSAQIGFVGGEDGSLINAFERAYTAGAQSVNEDVEVDVGYIGNFTDTSTAADIANSQYDGGADIVYHGAAAAGRGVFQAAQSKSRPAIGVDSDQSTTLPDFQDVIMGSAVKFINEGTREVAMAVANDNFDSVAGDNVLTLEDNAVDFVVGQSYEGELPDVLTQNIEEAKQGIIDGDISVPCTASGCQ; from the coding sequence ATGTCCCGGAACGCGGACCAAGCGGACGATTCCGAAGACAGTACCCAGAAACACACGACGAAGAACGCGGCAGCTCGACGACGCACCGTACTGAAGACTGGCGCAGCAGTCCTCTCTGGGACCGCTCTCGCAGGCTGTTCTGGTGGGAGTGGTGACGGGGGTAGTGGGAATAGTAGCGGTGGTAGTGAGAATGACAGTGGTGGTGGTGACAACAGCAGCGGGAACGCGTCAGGGACGGACGGAGAGACCTCTGCAGAGGAGACGTCTGCGGATACTGCTTCTACGGGGAACGCCTCGATGGAGAATGGTTCCGGCGAGGGAGGCAACGGCTCGGAAGAATTCGGCGGTACTACCGTCACATCCGGGGAGCCAACGAACATCGCGATCGTGTCGAGTCCGGCCGGCTTTGGCGACAACGCGTTCAACGATCTTGCTCTCGATGGGTTGAACGCCGCAGCGACCGCAACCAACCTCCAGATCAATCAAGTAGAGGAGACTGAACAATCACAGTACCAGTCGGTACAGGCGAATCTGGCACAGAGCGGTGACTACGATCTCATCGTCTTGGTCTCGTTCAACCATACGGAAGCGCTGACACAGAACGCAGCCGATTACTCCGACCAAAATTGGATGCTGATCAACGCCTTCGTCGATCAGCCGAACGTCGCTGGCTACACGTGGGCCAACCACCAGATGTCATATCTGGCTGGGGTTGCGGCCGGAACGATGACTACGGAGGACTTCTCTCTTGGGGGCGTCTCGACGACCCCGGATTCCGCCCAGATCGGCTTCGTTGGCGGCGAGGACGGGTCGCTTATCAACGCCTTCGAACGGGCATACACTGCTGGTGCCCAGTCAGTCAACGAGGACGTCGAAGTCGATGTCGGCTACATCGGCAACTTCACCGATACGAGCACTGCAGCCGACATCGCCAACTCACAGTATGACGGCGGAGCGGACATCGTCTACCATGGTGCTGCGGCGGCGGGACGGGGCGTCTTCCAAGCAGCACAGAGCAAGAGTCGCCCTGCCATCGGCGTCGACTCGGATCAGTCCACAACCCTTCCGGACTTCCAGGACGTCATCATGGGCTCGGCAGTCAAGTTCATCAACGAGGGAACGCGGGAGGTCGCGATGGCAGTCGCCAACGATAACTTCGATAGCGTCGCTGGTGACAACGTCCTCACGCTTGAAGACAACGCTGTCGACTTTGTTGTCGGACAGTCGTACGAGGGTGAACTACCGGACGTGCTGACACAGAACATCGAGGAGGCGAAACAGGGCATCATCGACGGCGATATCAGTGTTCCCTGTACTGCATCCGGCTGCCAGTAG